A genomic stretch from Coregonus clupeaformis isolate EN_2021a chromosome 23, ASM2061545v1, whole genome shotgun sequence includes:
- the LOC123481767 gene encoding general transcription factor II-I repeat domain-containing protein 2-like, protein MAKRLGKRKIDSECRVFNLQWTNDYFFVQCKEKAVCLICQETVAVFKEYNLRRHYESRHKDKYDSLQGQIRADKLSKLKSGLLSQQNTFVRQAQLNQASVRASFRVAKLIASSGKPFTDGEFVKKCMDAVAEEVCPEKKDAFNAVSLSASTITRRVEEIGSNVYAQLQQKTKEFDFFSLALDESTDVQDTAQLLIFIRGVSANFEICEELAALQSLKGTTTGEDIFDKVCQTMEKLDLDWSKLASITTDGAPSMVGETRGLIGHMNRELEKRGLTAPLRVHCLIHQQALCCKVLTWDSVMKVVVSCINFIRAKGLKHRQFQEFLSELESTHGDVLYYTEVRWLSRGRVLRRFYELLPEINAFLHLKDKTVPELIDPEWKWHLAFLTDVTEILNSLNLQLQGEGKLICDMYSHIKAFEVKLALLLEQVKSATSSIFLLPKTCRQRTQRSRSQLKSAWKHWKC, encoded by the coding sequence ATGGCGAAAAGGTTAGGTAAGAGAAAAATTGATTCAGAATGCAGGGTATTTAACCTGCAGTGGACAAAcgattatttttttgttcaatgcaaagaaaaggctgtttgtctcatctgtcaaGAGACGGTGGCGGTATTCAAAGAATACAATCTTCGCCGACACTATGAATCCCGTCACAAAGACAAGTACGATAGCTTGCAAGGCCAAATACGAGCAGACAAACTCTCAAAGCTAAAAAGTGGACTACTATCTCAGCAGAATACATTTGTACGCCAAGCTCAGCTGAACCAGGCATCCGTTCGGGCCAGCTTTCGGGTTGCTAAACTGATAGCAAGCAGCGGTAAGCCTTTCACTGACGGAGAGTTTGTTAAGAAATGTATGGATGCTGTCGCGGAGGAGGTGTGTCCCGAGAAGAAAGATGCATTTAATGCCGTAAGTCTGTCGGCGAGTACAATCACCAGACGCGTTGAAGAAATcgggagtaatgtatatgcccagCTGCAGCAGAAGACGAAAGAATTTGACTTTTTTTCATTAGCACTGGATGAGAGCACGGACGTGCAAGACACAGCGCAACTGCTCATTTTTATTCGTGGAGTTAGTGCAAACTTTGAGATATGCGAGGAGCTGGCAGCCCTCCAAAGTCTCAAAGGGACTACAACGGGAGAGGATATTTTTGACAAAGTGTGCCAAACCATGGAGAAGTTGGACCTGGACTGGTcaaagctagctagcatcacGACTGACGGGGCTCCTAGCATGGTGGGCGAAACTCGCGGTCTAATAGGACACATGAACCGGGAGTTGGAAAAAAGGGGTCTCACCGCCCCGCTACGAGTCCACTGCCTAATTCACCAGCAAGCACTGTGCTGCAAAGTGTTGACGTGGGATTCTGTAATGAAGGTTGTGGTGTCGTGCATAAACTTCATCAGAGCAAAGGGACTTAAACACAGGCAGTTCCAAGAATTCCTGTCTGAACTGGAGTCTACGCACGGAGATGTGCTGTACTACACAGAGGTCCGATGGCTGAGCCGGGGCAGAGTTTTGAGGCGTTTTTACGAGCTGCTACCCGAAATTAACGCATTTCTTCATTTAAAAGACAAAACGGTCCCAGAGCTGATCGACCCAGAATGGAAATGGCACCTCGCATTTTTAACAGACGTGACAGAAATACTTAACAGCCTTAACTTGCAGCTACAAGGCGAGGGGAAACTCATTTGCGACATGTATTCACACAtaaaagcatttgaggtgaaattaGCGCTGCTTTTGGAACAAGTGAAAAGCGCAACTTCGTCCATCTTCCTGCTACCCAAAACCTGTCGACAGAGAACCCAGCGGTCCCGTTCCCAGCTGAAAAGTGCGTGGAAGCACTGGAAATGCTGA